Part of the Actinomyces howellii genome, CGTTGCAGGCGGCCAGACCCAGTGCAAGGGCTCCGGCGGCTGCTGCGGCGGCGAGTCGGGTGATGGTGCGCATGATGGCGTGCCTTTCTGGTCGTGGTTGTCGGTCTGGTTGTCGGGATCCATCGTGGGGCGCCACCCGTCCTCCCGGCGATGGTGCGAACTTCCTGGGGATCTCTCCGTGGGGAGCCCTCCGTGGGGAGCCCGACACCAGCTGGCCCGGACGCCGGCGGAGTGGGAACCTGGTGGCGTGAGACCCGTCAGCCCGGCTGCCAGGCCGTTTCTCGTCGTGCGGGGCGGGACGGCCCCCCAGGACGTCGCCGCCCTGGGTAGGGCCCTGTCCGCACGCCTGCGGGCCCGGGGGCTGGTCGCTCACGACCCTGATCCGTCCGTCGCCCCCGGCCCGGACGGCCTTCCTCTGCTCGTCCCGGTCGCCCCCGACGAGGACCCCGACGCAGTCGTGGCCGACCTCAGGCGTCGACTCGGCGAGGTCCCGGAGTCAGCGGACCTCATCCTGCGAACCTCGGGCTCGACAACGGGCACGGGCAGGCTGGTGGCCATGAGCGCGCGCGCACTCGTCGCCTCGGCCCGGGCGACCCACGCCCGGCTCGACGGGCCGGGCCGGTGGGTGCTTGCGCTGCCCTCCCACCACGTCGCGGGGCTCCAGGTGCTCGTGCGCGCCGCGGTGGCGGGCACGGCAGTGGTCGTCGTCGACTGCCGCCGGGGCTTCTCCCCGCAGGCGCTGGCCGAGGCGGTGCGCGCCGCGGGGGAGTCCGGGGCGCTACCGGTCTACACCTCCCTCGTGCCCGCGCAGCTCCACGCCGTGCTCGCTGCCGGCCAGGAGCGCTGGGCGGCTGAGCTCGGGCGTGCCGCGCGTGTCCTCGTGGGTGGGGCGGCGGCCGACCCGGACCTGTTGGCCAGTGCCCGCCAGGTCGGGCTGCGCGTCGTGACGACCTACGGGATGAGCGAGACTGGAGGAGGCTGCGTCTACGACGGCGTCCCGCTGGACGGGGTGACCGTGCGTATCGAGGACCCGGGGCCTGACGGCGTCGGGCGGATCGTCCTGGCGGGTCCGGTCCTGGCCGAGGGCTACGCGGAGTCCACTGAGCCAGCTGAGTCTCCCGGTTCCCGGGAGCCGGTGGGTCCCCGGGGCCCTGTCCGCCCGGCCGGTGCCGGTGGGACCGGTGCCGGTGGGGTCGGTGCCGGTGGGCCCGGTGCCGGTGGGGCCGGGGCTCCCGTCACCGGGTTCAGGCGCCCCTCCACGCCCGACCTCCGGAGCCGCGGCACCTCCGGCGGGCACGGACCCGGCCCCGACGGATCCTCGACCCGCCCCACGGGCGTCTCGGGCGTCCCGGGCGTCCCGGATGGCGCAGGTGCCAGGGGTACCGAGCTCGTCACCGCCGACCGGGGCAGGGTGGGGCCTGACGGGCTGCTCGTCGTCCTGGGCCGCGTCGACGACCTCATCGTGACCGGCGGGGTCAAGGTCGACCCCCGTGAGGTCGAGGAGGTGCTCGTCTCGCTTCCAGGGGTCGGGCAGGCCTGCGTCGTCGGGGTCCCCGATCCTCGTTGGGGGAGCGCCGTCGTGGCGGCGGTGGTCCCGCAGACGCAGGCGGTCCTCGACCCGGGGACCCTCCGGGCCGCGGCACGCGAGCGCCTCGGCGGCGTGCGCGCCCCGAAACGCCTCGAGGTGCTCGAGGAGCTGCCAGTGCGCGGACCGGGCAAGGTGGACCGTCGCGCCGTCGCCGCACGCCTCCTGCGGGCCGCGCCCGGGGAGGTGCCCGGATCGCGATAGGCTCCCAGCGCGATGGACGAGGACACGATGAGCGCAACCGGTTCCGGGCCGACCCACGGGGCTGCCACGAGCTGGGCGGAGGTCGTGCGCCTGCGCACCCTGCCCGCGGCCCTGGCCCCAGTCCTCCTCGGTGCGGGGGCCGCCGCCCTCCTGGGCTCGGTCTCGGTTCCTCGGACCGTGCTGGCCGCAGGAGTCGCCCTGGCGCTGCAGATCGGGTCCAACCTCGCCAACGACTACTCCGACGGCGTGCGCGGCACCGACGACGAGCGCCTCGGCCCACCGCGGCTGACGGCCTCGGGACTGGTCTCCCCGGGCTCGGTGAGGCTCGCGGCACTGGGCTGCTTCGCCGTCGCCGGGGTCCTCGGCCTCGCCCTCGTCTCGCTGAGCAGCCAGTGGTGGCTCCTGGGGGTCGGTGCCGCCGCGGTGGCCGCCGCCTGGTTCTACACCGGTGGTCCTCGCCCATACGGCTACGTCGGCCTGGGCGAGGTCTTCGTCTTCGTGTTCTTCGGGCTGGTCGCCACCGTGGGGACCGCCTACGTCCAGGTCGGCTCCGTGCCCGGCTGGCTGTGGCCGGCAGCCAGCGGGATCGGTCTCATCGCCTGCGCCCTGCTCATGGTCAACAACCTGCGCGACATCGCCACCGACCCCGCCCACGGCAAGCGCACCCTCGCGGTGCGCCTGGGGGAGAGCCGGTCCCGGGTCGTCTTCGCGCTCATGGCCGGTGTCCCGGTGCCCCTCGGTGCCCTGGCCCTGGCGTGGGCCGCCCGGGACGCCGGGGCCGGCTCGATCCCGGTGCTTGCTGGCCTCCTGGGTGCGGTGGCGGGTCTCGCGGTCCTGTGCCTCATGGCGGGGCGGGCGGTGCTCCCTGTCATGGGTGGATCGGCGGGCGCGGAGCTCATCGGCGTGCTGCGCGACGTCGGTCTCTACGAGCTGGCCTATGGCCTGCTGCTCGCGCTGGGGCTCGTCGCCCTGGGCGCCTAGGGCCCAGGTCACGTTTCCGGGTGCTCAGCGGCACAGCGTATCGGGCGCGTGGGGGAGCAGTACCCACTGACGGTCGACGGTGACCGCGCCTACCATGGACTTATGTCCCTGCGATTGTCTCCAGAACGTGGACGCGTCGCGGGAGCCGAGGACAGGGGTCCTCGGCTCCCGCGCAGGAGGCGGCGCCTGGGCGCCGTGAGCACGATCGCCGTCCTGGCCCTCGCTGCGGTGTCGGTGGTGGCCTGCTCGGACCCCGGGGGCTCGGGTGCCTCGGAGGGATCGGCGACGGCGAGGTCCTCGGTGTCAGCGACGGCGGCCTCGGCCGCGGCCTCAGCGAGCGCCTCGGCCCTGGCCTCGGCGTCGGCCTCGGGGTCGGTGGATCCTGCGCAGGTAACGCCGGAGTCGCTGTCTGATGAGGAGCTGGGGTACACGGTGACCTCGGTGCCGGAGGGGATGGACGCCACCCAGGCCGAGATCGTCCAGGCCTATGCGGCGTACAGCCGGTTCACGTGGCGCCTGTGGTTGACCCCTGCCGGCACAGGGGCAGGCATGGAGGGCGCCGAGGAGGTCATGACCGAGGCCGTCCGTGCCTATATCGAGGGGCAGTACACGGCGCTCGAGCCTGGACGGTACCTCGAGGGGCAGGTGCGTACCGCCGTCACGGAGGTGCAGGTTTACGACCAGGTGGTGCCGGAGACCGCTGATGTCATCGTGTGTTCTGACCGGGGTGACATGCGGGACTACGACGCCTCCGGGCAGGACGTGACGAGCCCTGATATCCAGGGGAGGTTCGAGTACGCCCTGTCCTTGGAGCGCACGGCCGACGGGTGGCGGGTCTCAGGAGAGCGTGACGTATCGAGGAATGAGTGTTCAGTATGAACGGTGGAACGAGGCGGAGATGTCGTCGGTGGCGCGCTGGTCGGGTGCTGCTTGCATCGGTCATGGCGGGCTCGCTCGTGGTGCTGCCTGCAGTCCGGGGTGCTGCCGAGGAGCGTTCAGACTCCGGGGGATCAGTCGGCCCGGCAGCGGCCGGTGGGGTCGACATCACGGTGACCGTCAGCTTCTCGTCGGCACGCGGCGGATCCTCCGGTGGAGGCGGGTCGACGACGACGGTGGGCGCGACGGTTCTTCCGGTCTGCGGGTACCAACAGGGTCTGAGCGGCAGGCAGATGGCTGAGCGGCTGGGGGAGCCGAACGAGACGCCGCCTCCGGCTCCGGATGGTTCGGGGGTAGCGCCTGACTATCGGCTCGCGAAGTATCCGAACTATCCGGCCTACGCTAATGAGGACGACGGGTTCTGGTACTTCCCGAGGTGCTGGTCTGAGCGCGTCCCGGACGCTGAGCGCGCTTACTTCGCCGGGAAGGCTTTGGCCTACGTGTTCAACAACCCGCCGGTGTACGTGCCTGCGGGGTCGGCTCCGCCTGCCCCGATGATTGACGGGCGGACGCTGGCGCAGGCGGCGTGGGACGTGGTGACGATCCCGAACCCGCAGATCGGCTACAACCCGACGCTGGGGGACTCTGGTGCGACGCTGGTGGGGTGGTACACGTGGGTGTGGGCCACAGGCGACACCCCGGCCCAGGTGACGGCCACGGCCACGGCGGGGTCGGTGTCGGCGACGGTGACGGCGGTGGCTGGTGGCCTGGACCTGTCGGCCCCGGACGCTGAGGTCGACTGCACGGGCTTCGGCATCCCGTGGTCCCAGGGGGCCTCGGGGACGGACTGCACGGTCGTGTTCACCCGCTCCTCGGCCCACCTGGGCGGGACGACGCCGTTGAGCGTGT contains:
- a CDS encoding 1,4-dihydroxy-2-naphthoate polyprenyltransferase codes for the protein MSATGSGPTHGAATSWAEVVRLRTLPAALAPVLLGAGAAALLGSVSVPRTVLAAGVALALQIGSNLANDYSDGVRGTDDERLGPPRLTASGLVSPGSVRLAALGCFAVAGVLGLALVSLSSQWWLLGVGAAAVAAAWFYTGGPRPYGYVGLGEVFVFVFFGLVATVGTAYVQVGSVPGWLWPAASGIGLIACALLMVNNLRDIATDPAHGKRTLAVRLGESRSRVVFALMAGVPVPLGALALAWAARDAGAGSIPVLAGLLGAVAGLAVLCLMAGRAVLPVMGGSAGAELIGVLRDVGLYELAYGLLLALGLVALGA
- a CDS encoding AMP-binding protein codes for the protein MRPVSPAARPFLVVRGGTAPQDVAALGRALSARLRARGLVAHDPDPSVAPGPDGLPLLVPVAPDEDPDAVVADLRRRLGEVPESADLILRTSGSTTGTGRLVAMSARALVASARATHARLDGPGRWVLALPSHHVAGLQVLVRAAVAGTAVVVVDCRRGFSPQALAEAVRAAGESGALPVYTSLVPAQLHAVLAAGQERWAAELGRAARVLVGGAAADPDLLASARQVGLRVVTTYGMSETGGGCVYDGVPLDGVTVRIEDPGPDGVGRIVLAGPVLAEGYAESTEPAESPGSREPVGPRGPVRPAGAGGTGAGGVGAGGPGAGGAGAPVTGFRRPSTPDLRSRGTSGGHGPGPDGSSTRPTGVSGVPGVPDGAGARGTELVTADRGRVGPDGLLVVLGRVDDLIVTGGVKVDPREVEEVLVSLPGVGQACVVGVPDPRWGSAVVAAVVPQTQAVLDPGTLRAAARERLGGVRAPKRLEVLEELPVRGPGKVDRRAVAARLLRAAPGEVPGSR